One part of the Alligator mississippiensis isolate rAllMis1 chromosome 3, rAllMis1, whole genome shotgun sequence genome encodes these proteins:
- the HEY1 gene encoding hairy/enhancer-of-split related with YRPW motif protein 1 isoform X1 — protein MKRTHADFSSSDSEELDEPIEVEKESADEQGTLSPAAGALSPATASQILARKRRRGVSVPWPPVPGPCPRPQSQSLSQARSASPPQIIEKRRRDRINNSLSELRRLVPSAFEKQGSAKLEKAEILQMTVDHLKMLHTAGGKGYFDAHALAMDYRSLGFRECLAEVARYLSIIEGLDASDPLRVRLVSHLNNYASQREAASSVHAGIGHIPWGSAFGHHPHISHPLLLPQNGHGNTSTTASSTEPHHQSRIAAHAETSSLRVPPNGSIGSLLPVVTSTSKLSPPLLSSMASLSAFPFSFGPFHLLSPNALSPSAPTQSANLGKPYRPWGTEIGAF, from the exons ATGAAGCGGACGCACGCGGACTTCAGCTCGTCGGACAGCGAAGAGCTGGACGAGCCCATCGAGGTGGAGAAGGAGAGCGCCGACGAGCAAGG CACCCTGAGCCCGGCCGCGGGGGCGCTGTCGCCTGCCACTGCCTCACAGATCCTGGCCAGGAAGCGGCGCCGAGGGGTGAGTGTCCCTTGGCCCCCGGTCCCCGGCCCTTGCCCCCGGCCCCAATCCCAGTCCCTATCCCAGGCTCGCTCCGCGTCTCCCCCGCAGATCATCGAGAAGCGGCGCCGCGACCGCATCAACAACAGCCTGTCGGAGCTGCGGAGGCTGGTGCCCAGCGCCTTCGAGAAGCAG GGATCGGCCAAGTTGGAGAAGGCGGAGATCCTGCAGATGACCGTGGATCACCTGAAGATGCTGCACACGGCCGGTGGGAAAG GCTATTTTGATGCCCATGCTCTTGCTATGGACTATCGAAGTTTAGGGTTTCGAGAGTGCCTGGCTGAAGTTGCCCGGTACCTTAGTATTATTGAGGGCTTGGACGCTTCTGATCCTCTTCGAGTTCGACTAGTGTCTCACCTGAATAATTATGCCTCTCAACGGGAAGCAGCAAGCAGTGTACATGCTGGCATTGGACATATTCCTTGGGGCAGTGCCTTTGGACATCACCCTCACATCTCTCACCCATTACTACTGCCTCAGAATGGGCATGGTAACACCAGTACCACAGCGTCTTCCACAGAACCACATCACCAGAGCAGAATTGCTGCTCATGCTGAAACGTCTTCACTGAGAGTGCCCCCTAATGGCAGCattggatctctgctccctgtggtcACCTCTACTTCCAAACTGTCTCCGCCTCTGCTGTCCTCCATGGCATCTCTGTCTGCGTTCCCCTTTTCGTTTGGTCCATTCCATCTGTTGTCCCCTAACGCACTCAGCCCATCTGCACCAACGCAGTCAGCAAACCTGGGCAAACCCTACAGACCATGGGGGACTGAGATTGGAGCTTTCTAA
- the HEY1 gene encoding hairy/enhancer-of-split related with YRPW motif protein 1 isoform X2 encodes MKRTHADFSSSDSEELDEPIEVEKESADEQGTLSPAAGALSPATASQILARKRRRGIIEKRRRDRINNSLSELRRLVPSAFEKQGSAKLEKAEILQMTVDHLKMLHTAGGKGYFDAHALAMDYRSLGFRECLAEVARYLSIIEGLDASDPLRVRLVSHLNNYASQREAASSVHAGIGHIPWGSAFGHHPHISHPLLLPQNGHGNTSTTASSTEPHHQSRIAAHAETSSLRVPPNGSIGSLLPVVTSTSKLSPPLLSSMASLSAFPFSFGPFHLLSPNALSPSAPTQSANLGKPYRPWGTEIGAF; translated from the exons ATGAAGCGGACGCACGCGGACTTCAGCTCGTCGGACAGCGAAGAGCTGGACGAGCCCATCGAGGTGGAGAAGGAGAGCGCCGACGAGCAAGG CACCCTGAGCCCGGCCGCGGGGGCGCTGTCGCCTGCCACTGCCTCACAGATCCTGGCCAGGAAGCGGCGCCGAGGG ATCATCGAGAAGCGGCGCCGCGACCGCATCAACAACAGCCTGTCGGAGCTGCGGAGGCTGGTGCCCAGCGCCTTCGAGAAGCAG GGATCGGCCAAGTTGGAGAAGGCGGAGATCCTGCAGATGACCGTGGATCACCTGAAGATGCTGCACACGGCCGGTGGGAAAG GCTATTTTGATGCCCATGCTCTTGCTATGGACTATCGAAGTTTAGGGTTTCGAGAGTGCCTGGCTGAAGTTGCCCGGTACCTTAGTATTATTGAGGGCTTGGACGCTTCTGATCCTCTTCGAGTTCGACTAGTGTCTCACCTGAATAATTATGCCTCTCAACGGGAAGCAGCAAGCAGTGTACATGCTGGCATTGGACATATTCCTTGGGGCAGTGCCTTTGGACATCACCCTCACATCTCTCACCCATTACTACTGCCTCAGAATGGGCATGGTAACACCAGTACCACAGCGTCTTCCACAGAACCACATCACCAGAGCAGAATTGCTGCTCATGCTGAAACGTCTTCACTGAGAGTGCCCCCTAATGGCAGCattggatctctgctccctgtggtcACCTCTACTTCCAAACTGTCTCCGCCTCTGCTGTCCTCCATGGCATCTCTGTCTGCGTTCCCCTTTTCGTTTGGTCCATTCCATCTGTTGTCCCCTAACGCACTCAGCCCATCTGCACCAACGCAGTCAGCAAACCTGGGCAAACCCTACAGACCATGGGGGACTGAGATTGGAGCTTTCTAA